Proteins found in one Limnohabitans sp. TEGF004 genomic segment:
- the mutM gene encoding bifunctional DNA-formamidopyrimidine glycosylase/DNA-(apurinic or apyrimidinic site) lyase: MPELPEVEVTRLSFADRIAGASVTGVRVGKPLRWPLGCEPESLIGRHVLGVRRRGKYLLVDLDEGLLLWHLGMSGSLLFGPDRSAPQAHDHFDLDTNQGLLRLNDPRRFGAVVFAPSEQSVEAVKLLGHLGVEPLNGGFELDAFHAGLRKRKSAIKQVLLAGELVVGVGNIYASEALFLAGIRPTTRADRISRPRAEKLRLAVMDVLARAVKKGGSTLRDFSAADGKNGYFQLEAHVYDRVGEPCRVCGTSIRRIQQGQRSTYYCPVCQKP; this comes from the coding sequence ATGCCTGAATTACCCGAAGTCGAAGTGACCCGTTTGAGCTTTGCTGACCGCATTGCTGGCGCGAGCGTGACAGGGGTGCGTGTGGGCAAGCCCTTGCGTTGGCCTTTGGGCTGTGAGCCCGAGTCGTTGATCGGCCGCCACGTGTTGGGCGTGCGCCGTCGCGGCAAGTATTTACTGGTGGATTTGGATGAGGGCTTGCTGCTGTGGCACTTGGGCATGTCGGGCAGCTTGTTGTTTGGCCCAGACCGCAGTGCGCCACAAGCCCATGACCATTTCGATTTAGACACTAACCAAGGCCTTCTGCGCCTGAACGATCCACGCCGTTTTGGCGCCGTGGTGTTTGCGCCTAGTGAGCAAAGTGTCGAGGCCGTGAAGCTGTTAGGCCACTTGGGCGTAGAGCCTTTGAACGGTGGTTTTGAGCTAGACGCTTTTCACGCCGGTTTGCGCAAACGCAAATCAGCCATCAAGCAAGTGCTGTTGGCCGGTGAGCTAGTTGTAGGTGTGGGTAATATTTATGCGTCTGAGGCGTTGTTCTTGGCGGGCATTCGTCCCACCACACGTGCGGACCGCATCAGTCGCCCGCGTGCTGAAAAGCTGCGCTTGGCTGTGATGGACGTGTTGGCACGTGCGGTGAAAAAAGGCGGCAGCACCTTGCGCGATTTCTCTGCCGCTGATGGCAAGAACGGTTACTTTCAACTCGAAGCCCATGTGTACGACCGCGTGGGTGAGCCTTGCCGTGTGTGCGGCACCAGCATTCGCCGCATCCAACAAGGCCAGCGCTCCACCTATTACTGCCCCGTATGTCAAAAACCATGA
- the rapZ gene encoding RNase adapter RapZ has protein sequence MKQELVLITGMSGSGKSVALNALEDAGYYCVDNLPPELLLPFVQLEEQQSISKVAIAMDVRSASSLPLVPAQLAHLRLMDVDVRLLFLDATTEILVHRFSETRRRHPLSRQDGQDVIRDQQRDLVEAIELERELLSELREESHIIDTSLLRSSKLQGYIKSLISAPATQLTLMFESFAFKRGIPVHADYVFDVRMLPNPHYEPALRPLTGRDAPVADWLAEHGAVEKMASQITDFMNTWLPDLNQDHRSYVTVAIGCTGGQHRSVYLVELLSKRFAKEWVTLKRHRELDVTP, from the coding sequence ATGAAACAAGAACTGGTGCTCATCACAGGCATGTCGGGCTCGGGAAAGTCCGTCGCGCTGAACGCGCTAGAGGACGCAGGCTACTACTGCGTGGACAACCTGCCTCCTGAGTTGTTGCTGCCCTTCGTGCAACTGGAAGAGCAACAAAGCATCAGCAAAGTTGCCATTGCGATGGACGTGCGTAGCGCAAGTTCTTTGCCATTGGTACCTGCACAGTTGGCCCATTTGCGCCTAATGGACGTCGATGTGCGCTTGTTGTTCTTAGATGCCACCACCGAAATTTTGGTGCACCGCTTTTCAGAAACGCGCCGCCGTCACCCGCTGTCCCGCCAAGATGGGCAAGACGTGATTCGCGACCAACAGCGCGACTTGGTCGAAGCGATTGAGTTGGAACGTGAACTGCTGTCTGAACTGCGCGAAGAATCACACATCATCGACACCAGCTTGTTGCGCAGCAGCAAGCTGCAGGGATACATCAAGTCGCTCATCTCGGCACCCGCCACTCAGCTGACTTTGATGTTTGAATCGTTCGCTTTCAAACGCGGCATCCCCGTGCATGCCGACTATGTGTTTGATGTGCGCATGCTGCCCAACCCGCACTACGAACCCGCCTTGCGCCCGCTGACTGGGCGCGATGCACCCGTGGCCGACTGGTTGGCCGAGCATGGCGCAGTCGAGAAGATGGCCAGCCAAATCACCGACTTCATGAACACGTGGTTGCCCGACCTCAACCAAGACCACCGCAGCTATGTGACCGTGGCCATTGGCTGCACCGGTGGGCAACACCGGTCTGTGTATTTGGTGGAGTTGCTGTCCAAGCGTTTTGCTAAAGAGTGGGTCACGCTCAAGCGCCACCGCGAACTGGACGTTACGCCTTAA
- a CDS encoding DMT family transporter, with protein sequence MKLSPRALGLTAAVVTVLIWSSFIVVARASAAHNLLPLDIAFLRIIGAGCVLLPWGWWLMRSQRQSGEQIGSLMGLSPLPLRITALAGLFGSMLYAMLAYSGFFFAPAAHASVLMPGSLPLWTSLLAIVVLHDHINRARAMGLACIVLGDMLVGGASLLKAFDGGEVWKGDVMFMCAAFCWACYSVLVRRHALEPVRATIAITAFSCVSFVPIYGLAAFAGWVPTHLGTAPAAEMLFQAVYQGVGSVVISGITFNVMIRHFGPVRSTMITALVPGLSALGAVVFLNEPMSLNLVGGLALVTCGILFGVRLPKT encoded by the coding sequence ATGAAACTCTCTCCCAGAGCCCTCGGGCTCACCGCTGCGGTGGTCACGGTGCTCATTTGGTCATCGTTCATCGTGGTGGCACGCGCATCTGCTGCGCACAACCTGCTTCCCCTTGATATTGCTTTTCTGCGCATCATCGGCGCGGGCTGCGTGTTGCTGCCTTGGGGTTGGTGGCTCATGCGTTCACAACGTCAATCGGGTGAACAAATTGGCTCGTTGATGGGCTTGTCGCCCCTGCCCTTGCGCATCACCGCCTTGGCTGGGCTTTTTGGCAGCATGCTTTACGCCATGCTGGCCTACTCGGGGTTTTTCTTTGCGCCCGCTGCGCACGCCTCCGTGCTGATGCCGGGCAGCTTGCCGTTGTGGACCTCGCTCTTGGCCATCGTGGTCTTACACGACCACATCAACCGTGCACGCGCCATGGGCCTCGCTTGTATTGTGTTGGGTGACATGTTGGTGGGCGGTGCGAGCTTGCTCAAAGCATTTGATGGCGGCGAGGTTTGGAAAGGCGACGTGATGTTCATGTGCGCTGCCTTTTGTTGGGCCTGCTACAGCGTGCTGGTGCGTCGCCATGCGCTAGAACCTGTACGCGCCACCATCGCTATCACCGCGTTTTCGTGTGTGAGCTTTGTGCCCATCTATGGCTTGGCCGCTTTTGCTGGCTGGGTGCCTACGCACTTGGGCACCGCGCCAGCCGCAGAAATGTTGTTTCAAGCGGTTTACCAAGGCGTGGGCTCGGTCGTGATTTCAGGCATCACCTTCAACGTGATGATTCGTCACTTTGGCCCTGTACGCTCCACCATGATCACGGCATTGGTGCCGGGCCTTTCAGCTTTGGGGGCTGTGGTGTTCTTGAACGAACCCATGAGCCTCAACCTAGTGGGCGGTTTGGCCTTGGTAACTTGCGGTATTTTGTTTGGCGTGCGCTTGCCAAAAACCTAA
- a CDS encoding NAD kinase has product MKSKFRQIALLGKYHQSVGIANASSRETLEGIAQFLHTLGCDVVIEHDTAAGSGLSGYTVMTIEEIGKSCDLAIVLGGDGTMLGYARQLAPHNVPLIGINQGRLGFITDIPLSEVKTALTAMLGGAYEEDRRALMRAKVWRDGHCVFNALALNDVVVNRGATSGMLEVRVAIDGRFVANQRADGLIIATPTGSTAYSLSVGGPLLHTSLPAWVLAPIAPHTLSNRPIVLADTGEVTIDLVAGRDASANFDMQSLASLLIGDRITVKRSNYHATFLHPRGWSYYDTLRQKLHWNEGVA; this is encoded by the coding sequence ATGAAATCGAAGTTTCGTCAGATCGCATTGTTGGGCAAGTATCACCAGTCTGTGGGCATTGCCAACGCCTCCTCCCGAGAGACCTTAGAGGGCATTGCTCAGTTCTTGCACACGCTTGGCTGTGATGTCGTCATTGAACACGACACGGCAGCCGGTTCTGGCCTGAGCGGCTACACCGTGATGACCATCGAAGAGATTGGCAAATCCTGTGACTTGGCCATTGTGCTCGGTGGCGACGGCACGATGCTGGGCTATGCCCGCCAACTCGCCCCACACAACGTACCGCTGATTGGCATCAACCAAGGTCGATTGGGTTTCATCACCGATATTCCGCTGAGCGAAGTCAAAACCGCGCTCACCGCCATGTTGGGCGGTGCTTACGAAGAAGATCGTCGCGCCCTGATGCGCGCCAAGGTCTGGCGCGATGGCCATTGCGTGTTCAACGCACTGGCTTTGAACGACGTGGTGGTCAACCGCGGTGCGACCAGTGGCATGCTGGAAGTGCGTGTGGCCATTGATGGCCGCTTTGTGGCGAACCAACGTGCCGACGGATTGATCATTGCAACGCCAACGGGGTCCACCGCTTACTCGCTCTCTGTGGGGGGGCCTTTGCTGCACACCTCTTTGCCTGCTTGGGTGCTAGCTCCGATTGCGCCACACACCTTGTCTAACCGACCCATCGTTTTGGCTGATACAGGTGAAGTAACGATTGACTTAGTAGCTGGCCGTGACGCCAGCGCCAACTTTGACATGCAGTCGCTCGCATCGCTCTTGATTGGCGACCGCATCACGGTGAAGCGCTCGAACTACCACGCCACCTTTTTGCACCCACGCGGCTGGAGCTATTACGACACTCTTCGCCAAAAACTACACTGGAACGAGGGCGTGGCATGA
- the recN gene encoding DNA repair protein RecN yields MSLQHIVLRDFVIVRELDLDLSSGFSALTGETGAGKSILIDALQLVLGARAESSVVREGAARAEICAEFDTTPEILTWLDGEGFADITADDHLLLKRTIDAQGKSRAWINGSPATATQLRALGDRVLDIHGQHAWQSLTRPDAVRGLLDAYAGVSLQGLTQTWTQWRQATQALHEARTAQATLQEERERLLWQIAEVDKLAPAEDEWDELNSQHTRLSNAQALMDAAQAAIQSLEDDDSGALRLLAKAQDTLQDQTDVEPEFTALVDVLASSLAQAGDVAHSLNAYLGRTELDPARLQTLDDRMSLWMSLARRFKRTPQELPALYQEWKARLTQLDAATDLAALEAAETKAAAVYQAEARKVSQARTQAAPKLATAITQAMQGLGMQGGRFEVQLDKTEQPTASGLESITFLVAGHPGSTPRPVGKVASGGELSRIALAIAVTTSELGTAQTLIFDEVDSGVGGAVAETVGRLMKQLGIDRQVLAVTHLPQVAACADHHLVVSKHSDAQGTSSQVNALSVDARVNEIARMLGGEKVSDTTLAHAREMLQTSAKTGKQ; encoded by the coding sequence ATGAGTTTGCAGCACATCGTTTTGCGCGATTTTGTGATCGTGCGCGAACTAGACCTCGACTTGTCGAGCGGCTTTTCTGCGCTCACCGGCGAGACCGGTGCTGGCAAATCGATTTTGATAGATGCCCTGCAACTGGTGCTGGGTGCACGTGCTGAAAGCAGCGTGGTGCGCGAAGGCGCAGCGCGTGCCGAAATTTGTGCCGAATTCGACACCACGCCCGAAATATTGACGTGGCTGGACGGCGAAGGCTTTGCCGATATCACCGCCGACGACCATTTGTTGCTCAAACGCACGATTGACGCGCAAGGCAAAAGCCGCGCATGGATCAACGGCAGCCCCGCCACCGCCACTCAGCTGCGCGCCTTGGGCGATAGGGTGCTCGACATCCACGGCCAACACGCTTGGCAAAGCCTGACCCGCCCTGACGCAGTGCGCGGCTTGCTCGACGCCTATGCGGGTGTGAGCTTGCAAGGCCTGACCCAAACATGGACGCAATGGCGTCAAGCCACCCAAGCGCTGCACGAAGCACGCACCGCGCAAGCCACGCTGCAAGAAGAGCGCGAACGCTTGTTGTGGCAAATTGCAGAGGTCGACAAGCTCGCCCCCGCCGAAGACGAGTGGGACGAGCTCAACAGCCAGCACACCCGTCTGTCCAACGCGCAAGCCTTGATGGATGCGGCACAAGCAGCCATCCAATCGCTTGAAGACGACGACAGCGGCGCACTGCGATTGTTAGCCAAAGCCCAAGACACGCTTCAAGACCAAACCGATGTGGAGCCCGAATTCACCGCGCTGGTGGATGTGCTGGCCTCTAGCCTCGCGCAAGCAGGCGATGTGGCGCATTCGCTCAACGCCTATTTAGGCCGCACAGAACTCGACCCCGCACGCTTGCAAACACTGGATGACCGCATGTCGTTGTGGATGTCTTTGGCACGCCGCTTCAAGCGCACGCCACAAGAGTTACCAGCGTTGTACCAAGAGTGGAAAGCCCGTTTGACACAGCTAGACGCCGCGACTGACCTTGCAGCGCTTGAGGCTGCAGAAACCAAAGCCGCAGCCGTTTACCAAGCTGAAGCCCGCAAAGTTTCACAAGCCCGCACGCAAGCGGCGCCCAAACTGGCCACAGCCATCACCCAAGCCATGCAAGGCTTGGGCATGCAAGGCGGCCGCTTTGAGGTACAGCTCGACAAAACCGAGCAGCCCACTGCCAGCGGCCTTGAGAGCATTACCTTCTTGGTGGCAGGCCACCCCGGCAGCACACCGCGCCCTGTGGGCAAAGTGGCTTCGGGTGGTGAGCTGTCGCGTATTGCCTTGGCCATTGCCGTGACCACCAGCGAACTAGGCACGGCGCAAACCCTGATCTTTGACGAGGTCGATTCAGGCGTCGGCGGTGCTGTGGCTGAAACCGTGGGCCGCTTGATGAAGCAACTAGGCATTGACCGCCAAGTGCTGGCCGTGACTCATTTGCCACAAGTTGCCGCATGTGCGGACCATCACTTGGTAGTATCCAAACACAGCGATGCGCAAGGCACATCGAGTCAAGTCAACGCCCTGAGTGTCGATGCAAGGGTGAACGAAATTGCACGCATGTTGGGTGGCGAAAAAGTATCAGACACCACCCTCGCCCATGCGCGCGAAATGCTTCAAACCTCTGCAAAGACTGGCAAACAATGA
- a CDS encoding tetratricopeptide repeat protein, translating to MKFPLSAARLWALRLALLTAASCAVPVTGHAQASDADKTENSAMSGELLYEILLGEMNLRQGEPAAGFSLLLDAARKSNDVQLYDRAVEIALQARSGDGALMAARSWSQAWPQDRKANNQVLQILLALNQVAESLEPLKKEIALAPDAERDAIINLIPRHYARVTNKKRAATVVQQALEPYLNKNNTTGAVAWTSLGRLRLASDDAAGALEAVKKGQAADIKAQGPTLLAMELMGKKVAEAEPLVQQGLRKQDGTEMAMSHVRVLIELERYTEATEQLQAITRKDSKLADAWLVLGSLQFEQGQDKEAEASLARYVSLATQAPTDTSTRGLNQAQTRRAALLARQGKMGEARELIHQIPANNVDEQRSRVLAEVQLLREHRQWQAAFDLLAAHSGDNTDLIYEQAMLAEKLNKLDEMEKLLRQVIAKNPSYYNAYNALGFSLADRHIRLPEAKQLIVKALTFAPDDPFITDSLGWVEFRLGNLASALSYLQKAYKDRADAEIAAHLGEVLWQMKRQDEAIQIWREGLNTAPNNETLQETLQRLKPAL from the coding sequence ATGAAATTCCCCTTGTCTGCTGCACGTCTTTGGGCCTTGCGCCTTGCGCTCTTAACGGCCGCGTCTTGCGCCGTTCCCGTCACAGGCCACGCCCAAGCAAGTGATGCCGACAAGACCGAAAACTCGGCCATGAGCGGCGAGTTGCTTTACGAAATTTTGTTGGGCGAGATGAACCTGCGCCAAGGCGAACCCGCCGCTGGTTTTTCACTCTTGCTCGATGCGGCTCGCAAATCCAACGATGTGCAGCTGTATGACCGCGCGGTTGAGATTGCGCTGCAAGCCCGTTCGGGTGACGGCGCGTTGATGGCGGCACGCTCTTGGTCTCAGGCATGGCCGCAAGACCGCAAAGCCAACAACCAAGTGCTGCAAATTTTGTTAGCGCTGAACCAAGTGGCAGAGAGCTTGGAGCCGTTGAAAAAAGAAATCGCGCTCGCACCCGATGCCGAACGCGATGCCATCATCAACTTGATTCCCCGCCACTACGCCCGCGTCACCAACAAAAAACGTGCGGCAACTGTGGTGCAGCAAGCGCTGGAGCCTTATTTAAATAAAAACAACACCACAGGTGCTGTGGCGTGGACCAGTTTGGGACGCCTGCGTTTGGCAAGTGACGATGCAGCAGGCGCACTTGAAGCGGTGAAAAAAGGCCAAGCAGCCGACATCAAGGCCCAAGGCCCCACCCTGTTGGCTATGGAGCTGATGGGGAAAAAAGTAGCCGAAGCCGAACCGCTAGTGCAACAAGGCTTGCGCAAACAAGACGGCACCGAAATGGCCATGAGCCATGTGCGTGTGCTGATTGAGCTGGAGCGTTACACAGAAGCCACCGAACAACTGCAAGCCATCACACGCAAAGATTCAAAGCTAGCGGATGCATGGCTGGTGCTGGGCTCGTTGCAATTCGAGCAAGGCCAAGACAAAGAAGCCGAAGCCTCGCTGGCACGCTACGTCAGCCTTGCGACCCAAGCCCCAACAGACACCAGTACACGCGGTTTGAACCAAGCCCAAACACGTCGCGCTGCGCTGCTGGCTCGCCAAGGCAAGATGGGCGAAGCACGTGAATTGATTCATCAAATTCCTGCCAACAACGTAGACGAGCAACGCAGCCGCGTGCTGGCCGAGGTGCAGCTCTTGCGCGAGCATCGCCAATGGCAAGCCGCCTTTGATTTGCTGGCCGCCCACAGTGGCGACAACACAGATCTGATCTACGAACAAGCGATGCTGGCCGAAAAGCTCAACAAACTCGATGAGATGGAAAAGCTGCTGCGCCAAGTCATCGCCAAAAACCCCAGCTATTACAACGCCTACAACGCCTTGGGCTTCTCGCTGGCAGATCGCCACATTCGCCTGCCCGAAGCCAAGCAACTCATCGTCAAAGCCCTGACCTTTGCACCGGACGACCCCTTCATCACCGATAGCCTAGGCTGGGTGGAGTTCCGTTTGGGCAATTTGGCCTCAGCCCTGAGCTACTTGCAAAAAGCCTACAAAGACCGTGCAGACGCTGAGATTGCAGCCCACTTGGGTGAAGTGTTGTGGCAGATGAAGCGCCAAGACGAAGCCATTCAAATTTGGCGTGAGGGCCTAAACACAGCGCCTAACAACGAGACCTTGCAAGAAACGCTGCAACGCCTCAAGCCTGCGCTGTAA
- the hrcA gene encoding heat-inducible transcriptional repressor HrcA, giving the protein MLDDRAKLLLKALVERYIADGQPVGSRTLSRATGIELSPATIRNVMSDLEELGLIASPHTSAGRIPTALGYRLFVDTMLTAERSHMQTPTLAPDQPQKVIANAAHLLSDLSHFVGVVIAPKRSSVFRHIEFLRLSDRRLLVIIVSPEGDVQNRVLFTETDYTASQLVEASNYLNHHFAGMAIEQVREKLLAEVESLRGEIATLMQAAVQVSTEALTQVQDDVIISGERNLLSVSDFSSDMGNLRRAFDLFEQKAQLVRLLDSSAQAEGVRIYIGGESKIVPMEELSVVSAPYEIDGHVVGTLGVIGPTRMAYDRMIQIVDITSKLVSNALSHK; this is encoded by the coding sequence ATGCTAGACGATCGCGCCAAGTTATTGCTCAAAGCGCTGGTAGAGCGCTACATCGCTGACGGGCAACCCGTCGGCTCGCGCACGTTGTCTCGTGCCACCGGCATCGAACTGTCGCCCGCCACCATTCGAAATGTGATGTCTGACCTAGAGGAGCTCGGCCTCATTGCCAGCCCGCACACCTCGGCAGGCCGCATTCCCACGGCGCTGGGCTACCGCTTGTTTGTGGACACCATGCTGACGGCTGAACGCAGTCACATGCAAACGCCAACGCTGGCCCCTGATCAACCGCAAAAGGTGATTGCCAATGCAGCGCATTTGCTGTCGGACTTGTCGCACTTTGTAGGTGTCGTGATTGCCCCCAAGCGCAGCTCGGTCTTTCGCCATATTGAGTTTTTACGTCTGTCGGATCGTCGTTTGTTGGTGATCATCGTGTCGCCCGAAGGTGATGTGCAAAACCGCGTGCTGTTCACCGAAACCGACTACACCGCCTCGCAGCTGGTGGAGGCGTCGAACTACTTGAACCACCATTTCGCAGGCATGGCCATTGAGCAAGTGCGTGAAAAGCTGTTGGCTGAGGTGGAGTCGCTGCGCGGAGAAATTGCCACGCTCATGCAAGCGGCTGTGCAGGTGAGCACCGAGGCGCTGACACAAGTGCAAGACGATGTGATCATCAGCGGCGAGCGCAACTTGCTGTCGGTGAGTGACTTCTCCAGCGACATGGGCAACCTGCGCCGTGCCTTTGACTTGTTTGAGCAAAAAGCGCAGCTGGTGCGTTTGCTAGACAGTTCAGCGCAGGCCGAAGGTGTGCGCATTTACATTGGTGGCGAAAGCAAAATCGTGCCGATGGAAGAGCTGTCGGTCGTCAGTGCCCCTTACGAAATCGACGGACATGTGGTGGGCACGCTGGGGGTGATTGGCCCTACGCGCATGGCCTATGACCGCATGATTCAAATTGTGGACATCACGTCAAAGCTTGTGAGCAACGCACTCAGCCACAAGTAA
- the mutY gene encoding A/G-specific adenine glycosylase: MTKKNSFGDTLVAWQKKHGRHDLPWQNTQDPYAVWLSEIMLQQTQVVTVREYFARFMTRFPTVADLAAAHQDEVLGLWSGLGYYSRARNMHRAAQDVVALHGGVFPRDSETLQTLPGIGRSTAAAVASLCFGEPIAILDGNVKRVLTRYLGFKDDLASSKVEKELWAIAQTMLPQRDVKSAMPRYTQGVMDLGATVCTPKKPQCVQCPVADVCVAKAEGQPETYPVKTRKLKRTSEQLWLLQAVTRDGDVWLMQRPQTGVWAGLYCLPVFESFDALLAALPAKYRTQLHEGPVFKHVLTHKDLHLHPVQLNLPSAVKLGAAMGEGQWVLQADWPALGLPAPIRKLLAN; the protein is encoded by the coding sequence ATGACGAAGAAAAACAGCTTTGGCGACACCCTGGTGGCGTGGCAGAAAAAACATGGCCGTCATGACCTGCCATGGCAAAACACACAAGACCCGTATGCCGTGTGGCTGTCGGAAATCATGTTGCAGCAAACGCAGGTGGTCACGGTGCGCGAGTACTTTGCGCGTTTCATGACGCGCTTCCCCACGGTGGCTGATTTGGCCGCTGCGCACCAAGACGAGGTGCTGGGTTTGTGGAGTGGTTTGGGCTACTACAGCCGCGCTCGCAACATGCACCGTGCCGCGCAAGACGTGGTGGCTTTGCATGGTGGCGTGTTTCCGCGTGATTCTGAAACTTTGCAAACCTTGCCTGGCATTGGTCGTTCTACCGCAGCGGCTGTGGCCTCGCTGTGCTTTGGTGAACCCATTGCCATCTTGGATGGCAACGTCAAACGCGTGCTCACTCGGTATTTAGGCTTTAAAGACGATTTGGCTTCATCGAAAGTAGAAAAAGAACTGTGGGCCATCGCGCAAACTATGTTGCCCCAGCGTGATGTGAAGAGCGCCATGCCGCGCTACACCCAAGGCGTGATGGATTTGGGTGCCACCGTGTGCACGCCTAAAAAACCGCAATGCGTGCAATGCCCCGTGGCTGATGTTTGTGTGGCCAAGGCCGAAGGCCAGCCTGAAACTTATCCCGTCAAAACACGCAAACTCAAACGCACGTCAGAGCAGTTGTGGCTGTTGCAGGCTGTCACGCGCGATGGCGATGTGTGGCTGATGCAGCGCCCGCAAACAGGCGTGTGGGCGGGCTTGTACTGCTTGCCTGTGTTTGAAAGTTTTGATGCTTTGCTGGCTGCCTTGCCTGCCAAGTACCGCACGCAGTTGCATGAAGGCCCGGTGTTCAAGCATGTGCTGACGCACAAAGATTTGCATTTACATCCCGTGCAGCTGAATTTGCCAAGTGCTGTGAAGTTGGGCGCTGCGATGGGTGAGGGCCAGTGGGTGCTGCAAGCCGACTGGCCAGCGCTGGGGCTGCCAGCGCCTATTCGTAAGCTGCTGGCGAATTAA
- a CDS encoding kelch motif-containing protein, producing the protein MNANATVYSGNKIQLTPSYNYGSGVITWTDGNGQAQTRQVVNPGTPIDDYPTATTTYTLTVKYQDPSSVRPSELTITKNVTVTLTAIDIVTPTLALASSAPSVISGNTVTITPTVTYDSNKLSISNCVITTTTTTTITTAASTTCPTLTPTITANTTFTMQVQYVDIRETPHRTFPTLQTTTIVSVSTDPLPLTAGGALTTGRTEQIAILLPTNKVLVAGGTNNGTTPLKTAELYDPSTNTWTTTGSMAVARRGHTATLLLDGKILVAGGFDGAVESVTTEIYDPATGIWTASGPMTRGRKYHTASRLSDGKVLIAGGIVATNVGDGRVAEIYAPLTGTFTSMPLTPSTALMSTPRSKHTASVLSDGVTVVLTGGFDPAVQTTTEVFTYNATTPTSSTWATGPTLTQGRHDHAASILAGTKKILLTGGYTNTTEICDFTTFTAPVPSCSASTSMSTTRALHTSTNLSNGKVLIIGGTDGSALLKSIELFTPLGASWENYAKVLRTARAGHSSTLLSNGKVLISGADNQVSGVTTPTTELWEP; encoded by the coding sequence GTGAATGCCAATGCAACGGTCTATTCAGGCAACAAGATTCAATTAACCCCTAGCTATAACTATGGCTCAGGAGTGATCACATGGACCGACGGCAACGGTCAAGCACAAACACGCCAAGTGGTTAATCCAGGTACGCCAATTGACGACTACCCAACGGCTACGACCACTTACACACTCACAGTGAAGTACCAGGATCCAAGCTCCGTGCGTCCTAGCGAGCTAACCATCACAAAAAACGTAACCGTCACACTGACAGCCATTGACATCGTGACACCAACGCTCGCACTGGCTAGCAGTGCACCATCTGTGATTTCAGGCAATACGGTCACGATCACACCAACCGTCACTTACGACAGCAACAAGCTCAGTATTTCAAATTGCGTCATCACCACCACAACAACCACCACCATCACCACGGCCGCCTCTACCACCTGCCCAACGCTGACACCAACAATTACCGCCAACACAACCTTCACGATGCAGGTGCAGTATGTGGACATTCGCGAAACACCTCACCGCACATTCCCAACGCTGCAAACAACAACCATCGTCAGTGTTTCCACAGACCCATTACCTTTGACAGCTGGTGGTGCACTGACGACGGGTCGAACAGAACAAATTGCAATTCTTCTACCGACAAACAAAGTGCTTGTCGCTGGTGGCACAAACAACGGCACGACGCCACTGAAAACGGCAGAGCTGTATGACCCCAGTACCAATACATGGACGACCACTGGCAGCATGGCGGTGGCTAGACGTGGTCACACAGCGACCTTGCTGTTAGATGGCAAGATATTGGTGGCCGGGGGCTTCGACGGTGCAGTTGAATCTGTCACAACCGAAATCTACGATCCAGCAACGGGCATTTGGACAGCATCTGGTCCTATGACGCGCGGTCGAAAGTACCACACAGCATCGCGCTTGAGCGATGGAAAAGTTTTGATCGCAGGCGGCATCGTTGCAACCAACGTAGGAGACGGACGAGTCGCTGAGATTTACGCCCCTCTCACGGGTACGTTCACATCCATGCCACTGACGCCATCCACAGCGTTGATGTCCACGCCTCGTAGCAAACACACGGCCAGCGTATTAAGCGATGGCGTCACTGTGGTGTTAACCGGTGGGTTTGACCCCGCCGTGCAAACAACCACCGAAGTATTCACTTACAACGCGACCACGCCCACCAGTTCAACATGGGCAACAGGGCCTACCTTGACGCAAGGTCGTCATGACCACGCTGCCAGCATATTGGCTGGGACCAAAAAAATACTTTTAACTGGTGGCTATACAAACACAACTGAAATTTGTGACTTCACGACCTTCACTGCACCAGTTCCTAGTTGTTCAGCGAGTACCTCTATGTCAACAACGCGAGCCCTGCACACCAGCACCAATCTGTCGAACGGGAAGGTGCTGATCATCGGAGGAACAGATGGCTCAGCCTTACTGAAATCGATTGAGCTATTCACACCACTAGGAGCCAGCTGGGAAAACTACGCCAAAGTTTTACGAACAGCACGTGCAGGCCACTCGAGCACGCTACTCAGCAACGGCAAAGTTTTGATCAGTGGTGCTGACAATCAGGTATCAGGTGTCACAACACCGACCACTGAATTGTGGGAACCTTGA